Proteins found in one Massilia sp. H6 genomic segment:
- a CDS encoding 3-deoxy-7-phosphoheptulonate synthase — MINTPAIENTNVSSFAQMPTPNELHASLPLTDRAFATVMQGRETLRNILDRQDKRLFVVVGPCSIHDPEAGLDYARRLKALQAEVADTMVLVMRVYFEKPRTTTGWKGYINDPFMDDSFRVDIGMQRARRFLLDVCELGLPTATEALDPISPQYLGDLIAWTAIGARTTESQTHREMSSGLSTPVGFKNGTDGDVSIAVNAVQSSASPHAFLGINGQGSVSIVRTSGNAYGHVVLRGGGGRPNYDSVSVAIAEQALAKAGLPANLVVDCSHANSYKKPELQPLVMSDVIQQIKHGTGSLVGVMIESNIVSGSQAIPADLSQLKYGCSVTDGCIGWEETETMLRSAHMELLQRP; from the coding sequence ATGATCAATACGCCTGCCATCGAAAACACCAACGTCAGTTCGTTCGCGCAGATGCCGACGCCGAACGAACTCCACGCCTCGCTGCCGCTGACCGACCGCGCGTTCGCCACGGTGATGCAGGGCCGCGAAACGCTGCGCAATATCCTCGACCGCCAGGACAAGCGCCTGTTCGTGGTTGTTGGCCCCTGCTCGATCCACGATCCGGAAGCCGGACTGGACTACGCGCGCCGCCTCAAGGCCTTGCAGGCAGAGGTCGCTGACACGATGGTGCTGGTGATGCGGGTATATTTCGAAAAACCGCGCACGACTACCGGCTGGAAAGGGTATATCAACGATCCGTTCATGGACGACTCGTTCCGCGTCGACATCGGCATGCAACGCGCGCGCCGCTTCCTGCTCGACGTCTGCGAACTGGGCCTGCCAACCGCAACCGAGGCGCTCGATCCGATCTCGCCGCAATACCTGGGCGACCTGATTGCCTGGACCGCCATCGGCGCGCGCACCACCGAATCGCAGACCCACCGCGAGATGTCGTCCGGCCTGTCGACCCCGGTCGGCTTCAAGAACGGCACCGACGGCGACGTCAGCATCGCCGTGAATGCGGTGCAGTCCTCGGCCAGCCCGCACGCCTTCTTGGGCATCAATGGCCAGGGCTCGGTGTCGATCGTGCGCACCAGCGGCAATGCCTATGGCCACGTGGTGCTGCGCGGCGGCGGCGGTCGTCCGAACTACGATTCGGTGTCGGTGGCCATTGCGGAGCAGGCGCTGGCCAAGGCCGGGCTGCCGGCCAACCTGGTGGTGGACTGTTCGCATGCCAACAGCTACAAGAAGCCGGAGCTGCAGCCGCTGGTGATGTCGGACGTGATCCAGCAGATCAAGCACGGCACCGGCTCGCTGGTGGGAGTGATGATCGAATCGAACATCGTCAGCGGGTCCCAGGCGATTCCAGCAGACTTGTCGCAACTGAAATACGGCTGTTCGGTGACCGATGGCTGCATCGGGTGGGAAGAAACCGAAACGATGCTGCGCAGTGCGCACATGGAATTGTTGCAGCGCCCATAG
- the ybiB gene encoding DNA-binding protein YbiB, giving the protein MDKTTERFAAAPFIKEIGRGVKGARSMSRADARALYTAMLERRVSDLELGAILLAMRIKGESVEELAGFMDAAESSFAPLPAPPGHYAPVLIPSYNGARKLANLTPLLALLLAREGVPTLVHGVRNDPGRITSAEILAELGLAEAGSTAEILDAAAAGRPAFMPIERLAPELAHMLSLRRILGVRNSTHTLVKILQPFACPALRLVSYTHPEYLETLGAYFTTSAPPERGDAFLMRGTEGETVANPHRAQQIDWFHGGERSLLVERDAPADELAVVPEARDAATTAAWIAAALRGDVPIPRPIVAQVAQCLQVARALRS; this is encoded by the coding sequence ATGGACAAGACAACTGAACGATTTGCCGCTGCGCCCTTTATCAAAGAGATAGGCCGCGGCGTGAAAGGGGCGCGCAGCATGTCGCGCGCCGATGCGCGCGCACTGTACACCGCCATGCTCGAGCGCCGCGTGTCCGACCTGGAGCTGGGCGCCATCTTGCTGGCGATGCGGATCAAGGGCGAGTCGGTGGAGGAACTGGCCGGCTTCATGGATGCCGCCGAAAGCTCTTTCGCACCCTTGCCGGCGCCACCGGGGCACTATGCTCCGGTCTTGATCCCGAGCTACAACGGCGCGCGCAAGCTGGCCAACCTGACGCCCTTGCTGGCGCTGCTGCTGGCGCGCGAAGGCGTGCCGACCCTGGTGCATGGCGTGCGCAATGATCCGGGTCGCATCACCAGCGCCGAAATCCTGGCCGAGCTGGGCCTGGCCGAAGCAGGCTCTACAGCCGAAATCCTGGATGCGGCGGCGGCAGGCCGTCCGGCCTTCATGCCGATCGAACGCCTGGCCCCCGAATTGGCCCACATGCTGTCGCTACGGCGCATTCTGGGTGTGCGCAATTCCACCCACACCTTGGTCAAGATATTGCAGCCCTTTGCCTGCCCAGCCCTGCGGCTGGTGTCGTATACCCATCCCGAATACCTGGAAACCCTGGGCGCTTATTTCACCACCAGCGCGCCGCCCGAGCGGGGCGACGCCTTCCTGATGCGCGGCACCGAGGGCGAGACCGTTGCCAATCCCCACCGGGCCCAGCAAATCGACTGGTTCCACGGCGGCGAGCGCAGCCTGCTGGTCGAGCGCGATGCGCCGGCCGACGAACTGGCCGTGGTGCCCGAGGCGCGCGATGCGGCAACCACTGCCGCCTGGATCGCCGCCGCATTGCGCGGCGACGTGCCGATTCCACGTCCGATTGTGGCGCAAGTGGCGCAATGCCTACAGGTAGCGCGCGCCCTGCGTAGCTGA
- a CDS encoding endonuclease/exonuclease/phosphatase family protein, translating to MRVVSWNIHWGCGKDGRIRIHAIIDVLRRLNPDVVCLQEVAANHPELNGGATANQFKQLGGAFGGYHMMEHAPSELYKNNSPRLFGNLILSKYRISQVHRHLLPWPADPGNPAGMPRGLIETVLDAPNGKLRLMTTHLEYYSPLQRMAQVHRIRELHAEASARSRIFQPDPNLDAPYQLGFRPASAILCGDFNFAPDADDYQALLAPLEGGAPPFLDAWRVAHGNVARAPTTGLHGYAWPDRPECYDHFFVTEDLAPRVETVEVQSETAASDHQPVVLDLK from the coding sequence ATGCGCGTAGTAAGTTGGAACATTCACTGGGGCTGTGGCAAGGACGGGCGAATTCGCATCCATGCGATCATCGACGTCTTGCGGCGGCTGAATCCGGATGTCGTGTGCCTGCAAGAAGTTGCGGCCAATCATCCGGAACTGAATGGGGGCGCTACCGCGAACCAGTTCAAGCAGCTCGGCGGCGCGTTTGGGGGCTACCACATGATGGAGCATGCCCCTAGCGAGCTCTACAAGAACAACTCGCCGCGCCTGTTTGGCAACCTGATCCTCTCGAAATACCGGATTTCGCAAGTGCACCGCCACCTGCTGCCCTGGCCGGCCGACCCGGGCAATCCGGCCGGCATGCCGCGCGGCCTCATCGAGACCGTGCTCGACGCGCCCAACGGCAAGCTGCGCCTGATGACCACGCATCTCGAGTACTACTCGCCGCTGCAGCGCATGGCGCAGGTGCACCGCATCCGCGAACTGCATGCCGAGGCCAGCGCCCGTTCGCGCATCTTCCAGCCCGATCCAAACCTCGACGCGCCCTACCAGCTGGGCTTCCGGCCGGCCTCGGCGATCCTGTGCGGCGATTTCAATTTCGCGCCCGATGCCGACGACTACCAGGCCCTGCTGGCGCCGCTCGAGGGCGGCGCCCCGCCCTTCCTCGATGCCTGGCGGGTGGCACACGGCAACGTCGCGCGTGCGCCGACCACCGGCCTGCATGGCTATGCCTGGCCCGACCGCCCGGAATGCTATGACCATTTCTTTGTCACCGAAGACCTGGCGCCGCGCGTCGAGACGGTTGAAGTGCAGTCGGAAACGGCGGCCTCGGACCACCAGCCGGTGGTGCTGGATCTGAAGTAA
- the tsaD gene encoding tRNA (adenosine(37)-N6)-threonylcarbamoyltransferase complex transferase subunit TsaD — translation MIVLGVESSCDETGLALYDTERGLLSHALHSQVAMHEEYGGVVPELASRDHIRRALPLLQEVLERAGIDMAAIDAIAYTQGPGLAGALLVGSSVACSLALALDKPVLGVHHLEGHLLSPLLASERPEFPFLALLVSGGHTQLMRVDGVGRYALLGETLDDAAGEAFDKSAKLLGLGYPGGPAISRLAEFGDPAAYTLPRPMLHSKDFNFSFSGLKTAVLTVVKNHEQKVVANICEQDKANIARGFVDAIVDVLTAKCVNALRHTGLTRLVIAGGVGANKQLRASLDAAAVKRRFKVYYPELEFCTDNGAMIAFAGALRLERNPALAQRDYAFNVRPRWPLDELEAA, via the coding sequence ATGATCGTACTCGGCGTCGAATCTTCCTGCGATGAAACCGGCCTGGCTCTGTATGACACCGAGCGCGGGCTGCTGTCCCATGCCCTGCATTCGCAGGTGGCGATGCACGAGGAATACGGTGGCGTCGTGCCCGAACTGGCCTCGCGCGACCACATCCGGCGCGCGCTGCCGCTGCTGCAAGAAGTACTCGAGCGCGCCGGCATCGACATGGCGGCCATCGACGCCATCGCCTACACCCAGGGGCCGGGCCTGGCCGGAGCGCTGCTGGTGGGCTCGTCGGTCGCCTGCAGCCTGGCGCTGGCGCTCGACAAGCCGGTGCTCGGCGTGCATCACCTCGAAGGGCACCTGCTTTCGCCGCTGCTGGCCAGCGAGCGCCCGGAGTTTCCTTTTCTTGCCCTGCTGGTCTCGGGCGGCCACACCCAGCTGATGCGGGTCGACGGCGTCGGCCGCTACGCCCTGCTGGGCGAGACGCTCGACGATGCCGCCGGCGAGGCGTTCGACAAATCGGCCAAGCTGCTGGGGCTGGGCTATCCGGGCGGGCCGGCAATTTCACGCCTGGCCGAATTTGGCGACCCGGCGGCCTATACCCTGCCGCGCCCGATGCTGCATTCGAAGGATTTCAACTTCAGCTTCTCGGGCCTGAAGACCGCGGTGCTCACGGTCGTCAAGAACCACGAGCAGAAAGTGGTCGCCAACATCTGCGAGCAGGACAAGGCCAATATCGCGCGCGGCTTCGTCGACGCGATCGTGGACGTGCTGACGGCAAAGTGCGTCAATGCGCTGCGTCACACCGGCTTGACGCGGCTGGTGATCGCCGGCGGCGTCGGTGCCAACAAGCAACTGCGCGCGTCGCTCGACGCCGCAGCCGTCAAGCGCAGGTTCAAGGTGTATTACCCGGAACTGGAATTCTGCACCGATAACGGCGCCATGATCGCCTTTGCCGGCGCCCTGCGCCTCGAGCGCAACCCGGCGCTGGCCCAGCGCGACTATGCCTTCAATGTGCGTCCACGCTGGCCGCTAGACGAGCTCGAAGCTGCCTGA